The following are encoded in a window of Cydia strobilella chromosome 1, ilCydStro3.1, whole genome shotgun sequence genomic DNA:
- the LOC134744246 gene encoding electron transfer flavoprotein regulatory factor 1 has protein sequence MSQSQRAAVINLYKTLLYLGRDWPQGYDLFRKRLHKVFTKNSNETDPAKIDMMIKHGHYVVKEIEALYMLKKYRTMKRRYYDGKFF, from the exons ATGTCTCAATCGCAAAGAGCGGCTGTAATCAATCTCTACAAAACG CTGTTGTACCTGGGCCGCGATTGGCCTCAAGGCTACGATCTGTTTCGAAAACGACTGCACAAAGTGTTCACCAAGAACAGCAACGAAACGGACCCGGCTAAGATCGACATGATGATAAAACATGGACACTACGTTGTAAAGGAAATAGAGGCTTTGTATATGCTAAAAAAATACCGTACAATGAAACGAAGATATTATGATGGTAAATTCTTCTAA